One window from the genome of Ananas comosus cultivar F153 linkage group 13, ASM154086v1, whole genome shotgun sequence encodes:
- the LOC109719114 gene encoding 60S ribosomal protein L36-3-like, translating into MAPSQPNSGLFVGLNKGHIVTKREIPPRPSSRKGKTSKRVHFVRSLIREVAGFAPYEKRITELLKVGKDKRALKVAKRKLGTHKRAKKKREEMANVLRKMRSGGVSEKKK; encoded by the exons ATGGCTCCTTCGCAGCCGAACAGTGGTCTCTTCGTTGGACTCAACAAAGGGCACATTGTCACCAAGAGGGAGATCCCTCCTCGCCCTTCGAGTAGAAAAGGG AAAACTAGCAAGAGAGTGCACTTTGTCAGGAGCTTGATCAGAGAAGTAGCTGGGTTTGCTCCCTATGAGAAGCGGATTACTGAGCTTCTGAAAGTTGGAAAGGACAAGCGTGCATTAAAGGTGGCAAAAAGAAAGCTCGGCACTCATAAGAGAGCAAAGAAGAAGCGTGAGGAGATGGCTAATGTTCTTAGGAAGATGAG GTCTGGTGGGGTGTCTGAGAAGAAGAAATGA